One Chengkuizengella sediminis DNA segment encodes these proteins:
- the mntR gene encoding transcriptional regulator MntR, producing the protein MATPSMEDYLERIYILIDEKGYARVSDIAEGLEVHPSSVTKMIQKLDKDQYLIYEKYRGLILTPKGKKIGKRLVARHHLLEKFLSTIGVQEENIYDDVEGIEHHLSWDSITCIEALLEYFDRNPQQVEKLNKIREEMNTEED; encoded by the coding sequence TTGGCCACACCCAGTATGGAGGATTATCTCGAACGAATTTACATATTAATAGATGAAAAGGGTTATGCAAGAGTATCAGATATTGCAGAGGGGCTAGAGGTTCATCCATCATCAGTAACTAAAATGATACAGAAATTAGATAAAGATCAATATCTTATTTATGAGAAATATAGGGGATTAATATTAACCCCAAAAGGTAAGAAAATAGGAAAACGATTGGTTGCTCGTCATCATTTACTTGAAAAATTCCTAAGCACGATTGGAGTTCAAGAAGAAAACATATATGATGATGTTGAAGGGATTGAACATCATTTAAGTTGGGATTCGATCACATGTATTGAAGCACTTTTAGAATACTTTGATCGTAATCCTCAGCAAGTTGAAAAATTAAATAAGATCCGTGAAGAAATGAATACGGAAGAGGATTAA
- a CDS encoding patatin-like phospholipase family protein, with amino-acid sequence MKVNAVFEGGGVKAIGLAGAVKSVEDHNITFNQVAGTSSGAIVASLIAAGYSSKELKELVMSTPFASVVKKTWVHRILYIVPAARVFFKKGLYSGDPLEEWIDHKLRLKGISTFGDLKPNQLRIIASDITRGRILVLPDDIKQYGLDPNRLRISKAIRMSTAIPFYFDPIKLKKLRDKQTFYIVDGGILSNYPLWLFDKEARERGIQIKIPTLGFRLVGKHSNVPRKIIGPISMFQALFSTMMDAHDEKFIEDHKRFNTIKIPTLGVRTTDFKISQEACNRLFESGYQAADKYLSKWSYSEYLKHYEQYLKYL; translated from the coding sequence ATGAAGGTAAATGCAGTTTTTGAAGGCGGTGGTGTGAAAGCCATCGGTTTAGCTGGAGCAGTGAAATCAGTTGAAGATCATAATATAACTTTTAATCAAGTTGCAGGAACTTCATCAGGTGCTATTGTGGCATCATTAATCGCAGCAGGTTATTCGTCAAAGGAATTAAAGGAGTTGGTGATGTCTACTCCATTTGCTTCTGTAGTGAAAAAAACTTGGGTGCATCGTATCTTATATATTGTCCCCGCAGCTCGTGTGTTTTTTAAAAAAGGACTATACTCTGGAGATCCCCTAGAGGAATGGATTGATCATAAATTAAGACTAAAAGGAATTAGTACTTTTGGAGATCTAAAACCAAATCAACTACGTATCATTGCTTCTGATATTACTAGAGGCAGGATATTAGTGTTACCAGATGATATTAAACAATATGGATTAGATCCGAATCGTTTAAGAATTTCAAAAGCCATTCGAATGAGCACAGCGATTCCTTTTTATTTTGATCCAATCAAATTGAAAAAACTTCGTGACAAACAAACATTTTATATTGTAGATGGTGGAATATTAAGCAATTATCCATTGTGGTTATTTGATAAAGAGGCTAGAGAGAGGGGGATTCAAATCAAAATTCCTACTTTAGGTTTTAGATTAGTAGGAAAGCATAGTAATGTACCTAGAAAAATAATAGGACCAATCAGTATGTTTCAAGCCCTGTTTTCCACGATGATGGATGCTCATGATGAAAAATTTATTGAAGATCATAAACGGTTTAATACAATTAAAATACCAACATTAGGTGTGAGAACAACTGATTTTAAAATATCACAAGAAGCATGTAATCGTTTATTTGAATCAGGTTATCAAGCAGCAGATAAGTATTTAAGTAAATGGTCTTATTCAGAATATCTCAAACACTACGAACAATATTTAAAGTATTTATAA
- a CDS encoding serine hydrolase domain-containing protein — MDVRSFVSNTVKEVEFSGVILVKDEKNVIFEKVHSYSNRSEEILNTINTRFGIASGCKLFTAIAISQLVDKGILSIHNRLNDCLDINFPHFDKSITIHQLLTHSSGIPDYFNEEVMNDYEDLWKDKPMYLIKNLKEFLPMFQNENMMFAPGERFHYNNAGFIVLGLIIEQQTGLKFSEYIESNIFQICDMNDSGYFSLDQLPKNTALGYIDNEEEGTWRTNTYSVPIKGGADGGAFITAPDMMKLWEGLFSYKLLSEESTNLLLTPHIYEKDDEYYGYGIWISKRNNRIFKYHVMGYDPGVSFHSSYYPDSGIKIVVPSNKNYGPYKITRVIEDKLFQK, encoded by the coding sequence ATGGACGTTAGATCTTTTGTTTCAAACACCGTTAAAGAGGTAGAATTTTCTGGAGTAATATTAGTTAAAGATGAAAAAAATGTTATCTTTGAAAAAGTACATAGTTACTCTAATCGGTCTGAAGAAATTTTAAACACAATAAATACACGATTTGGAATAGCATCTGGATGTAAGTTATTCACTGCTATTGCTATAAGCCAGTTAGTTGATAAAGGGATATTGTCTATTCATAATAGACTTAATGATTGTTTAGATATTAACTTTCCTCATTTTGATAAATCAATAACCATTCACCAACTTTTAACTCACAGTTCAGGTATTCCTGATTATTTCAATGAGGAAGTTATGAATGATTATGAAGATCTATGGAAAGATAAACCTATGTATCTAATAAAAAATTTAAAAGAATTTCTTCCTATGTTTCAAAATGAAAATATGATGTTTGCACCTGGTGAAAGATTTCATTATAATAACGCTGGATTTATCGTACTAGGTTTAATTATTGAACAACAAACAGGATTAAAATTCTCTGAATACATTGAATCAAATATCTTCCAGATATGTGATATGAATGATTCAGGTTACTTTTCACTTGATCAATTGCCTAAAAATACAGCACTTGGTTATATAGATAATGAGGAAGAGGGCACTTGGAGAACGAATACTTATTCCGTTCCAATTAAAGGCGGTGCGGATGGTGGAGCATTTATAACTGCTCCTGATATGATGAAATTATGGGAAGGATTGTTTAGTTATAAGCTATTGAGTGAAGAGAGTACAAATCTGTTGTTAACTCCGCATATTTATGAAAAGGATGATGAGTATTACGGATACGGTATATGGATAAGTAAAAGAAACAATAGAATTTTCAAATATCACGTTATGGGATATGATCCAGGTGTATCATTTCACTCCTCATATTATCCTGATAGTGGAATAAAAATAGTTGTGCCTTCAAATAAAAACTATGGTCCATACAAAATTACTAGAGTGATAGAGGATAAATTATTTCAAAAATAA
- a CDS encoding DUF1385 domain-containing protein, translating to MSQENRGIYGGQAVIEGVMFAGKTVNVTAVRRQSNNEIDFFSVPKQDKKWVQTLKKIPLLRGMVGIVEASAKGAHHLNFSAEVFAEEEGEEVEKEKKKGISGSLAMVLGVAVVGVLSFLFGKFVFTLLPVFIEAGLFGWYAPDNQVLHTFIEGIIKMMLLVGYIYVISFTPIIKRLFQYHGAEHKVISAYENNEELTVKNVQKYSTLHYRCGSSFMVFTVILGVIIYSIFSLFVPYDSYWPYNDLWGRIIQRIVLLPVVIGVSYEVLRFTNSLREIPVLRYLGYPGLMLQKLTTKQPTDDQVEVSIASFKHMLEIDQKNNNTESRMIV from the coding sequence TTGTCACAAGAAAATCGTGGTATATATGGAGGACAGGCAGTTATAGAAGGCGTAATGTTTGCTGGAAAAACCGTAAATGTAACAGCTGTTCGCAGACAAAGCAACAATGAAATTGATTTCTTCTCTGTACCTAAACAGGATAAAAAATGGGTTCAAACTTTAAAAAAGATTCCTTTATTACGCGGAATGGTAGGCATCGTAGAAGCAAGTGCCAAAGGGGCACATCATCTCAATTTTTCAGCCGAAGTATTTGCTGAAGAAGAAGGCGAAGAGGTAGAGAAAGAAAAGAAAAAAGGAATTTCTGGCTCACTTGCCATGGTTCTAGGTGTTGCTGTAGTTGGTGTACTATCCTTTCTTTTTGGTAAATTTGTTTTCACATTATTGCCAGTATTTATAGAAGCAGGTTTATTTGGATGGTATGCTCCAGATAACCAAGTCCTTCATACTTTTATAGAGGGAATTATTAAAATGATGCTTCTTGTCGGTTATATTTACGTGATTTCATTCACACCGATTATTAAAAGATTGTTCCAATATCATGGTGCTGAACATAAAGTCATCAGTGCTTATGAAAATAATGAGGAATTAACTGTAAAAAACGTACAGAAATATAGTACTTTACACTATCGCTGCGGCAGCAGTTTTATGGTTTTCACTGTCATACTAGGTGTTATTATCTATTCTATTTTTTCCTTATTTGTACCTTATGACTCTTATTGGCCATATAATGATTTATGGGGGCGCATCATTCAAAGAATTGTATTATTACCTGTCGTGATTGGTGTATCCTACGAGGTTTTACGTTTTACAAATTCATTACGTGAAATTCCTGTATTACGTTACCTAGGTTATCCAGGACTTATGCTGCAAAAGTTAACAACAAAGCAGCCCACAGATGATCAAGTAGAAGTGTCCATAGCGTCATTTAAACATATGTTAGAAATTGATCAAAAAAACAATAATACTGAAAGTAGAATGATTGTGTAA
- a CDS encoding YqhR family membrane protein: protein MSAEKRNNKRTNRFLFALNLGFFAGLIWGAIHQAFYYLNFTKITSSFLAEPFFKHDFIDTWTGFFIGWLFFILFSIVSVFLYTFLFSKVKGAWLGLIYGLFWWANIYLWIGPLTGMMKWIHKLDLNSIITGVCFFLLWGIFIGYTVAIEYTNEQNREPFNKKKEK from the coding sequence ATGAGTGCAGAGAAAAGAAACAACAAACGAACAAATCGTTTTTTATTTGCTTTAAATTTAGGTTTTTTTGCTGGATTGATATGGGGGGCAATACACCAAGCTTTCTATTATTTAAACTTCACTAAAATCACTTCTTCTTTTTTAGCTGAACCATTTTTCAAACATGATTTTATCGATACATGGACTGGTTTTTTTATTGGGTGGTTGTTTTTTATTTTGTTTTCTATTGTCAGTGTATTTTTGTACACTTTTTTATTCAGTAAAGTAAAAGGGGCATGGTTAGGTCTGATATATGGACTGTTTTGGTGGGCAAATATATATTTGTGGATTGGTCCATTAACAGGAATGATGAAGTGGATACATAAATTGGACTTGAATTCGATCATTACAGGGGTTTGTTTCTTTTTATTGTGGGGCATCTTTATCGGTTATACCGTTGCAATCGAATATACAAATGAACAGAATAGAGAACCATTTAATAAAAAGAAAGAAAAGTAA
- the aroQ gene encoding type II 3-dehydroquinate dehydratase, whose translation MKKILILNGPNINMLGIREPGVYGSQSLANIEENLNTLAETLLVELTFFQSNHEGEIIDQIHKAFGNMNGILINPAAFTHYSYAIRDAISAVNIPTVEVHLSNIHQRESFRHQSVTAAVVIGQISGFGAYSYELGLRALHNKLIEKR comes from the coding sequence TTGAAAAAAATATTAATATTAAATGGGCCCAATATAAATATGCTTGGTATTCGAGAGCCTGGAGTATACGGATCACAATCATTAGCAAATATTGAGGAGAATCTGAATACTTTAGCAGAAACCTTACTTGTGGAGCTGACTTTTTTTCAGTCTAATCACGAAGGTGAAATCATAGATCAAATACATAAGGCCTTTGGAAACATGAACGGAATACTGATTAACCCTGCTGCCTTTACACATTATAGCTATGCAATTAGGGATGCAATCAGTGCTGTAAATATACCCACCGTTGAAGTACATTTATCCAACATACATCAAAGAGAATCCTTCAGGCACCAGTCAGTAACCGCTGCAGTAGTTATTGGACAGATTTCAGGTTTTGGAGCTTATAGTTATGAATTAGGTTTAAGAGCTTTGCATAATAAATTAATTGAGAAAAGGTGA
- a CDS encoding M24 family metallopeptidase, with translation MEKLRTQRLREKLSELELDGIFITNEYNRKYMTGFTGSAGYVLITAKQAILFSDFRYKTQAPIQAKHFEFVELEGSAPLNIVKSKLDEFGIQKLGFEQNDVNFGFYTKFSNAFGDTKLVPTDSVVEILRAEKDESELKIMQQAADIADNAFSHIINFIKPGLSEKEIALELEIFMRKQGAGSSSFEIIVASGERSALPHGIASDRIVQNNEFVKLDFGAIFNGYCSDITRTLFVGTPTDKHKEIYNIVLEAQMNALNNLKAGVTGKQGDAFARDVIAKFGYADHFGHGLGHALGLEVHESPRLSPMSDDVIKPNMVLTVEPGIYLPDFGGVRIEDDVVITETGIHNLTHATKEFIIIN, from the coding sequence TTGGAAAAACTAAGAACCCAAAGGCTGAGAGAAAAATTAAGTGAGTTAGAACTAGATGGTATTTTTATTACAAACGAGTATAATCGAAAATATATGACTGGTTTCACTGGGTCTGCTGGCTATGTTTTAATTACTGCAAAACAAGCGATTTTATTTTCAGACTTTAGATACAAAACACAGGCACCAATACAAGCAAAACATTTTGAATTTGTAGAGCTAGAAGGTTCAGCTCCATTAAACATAGTAAAATCAAAATTAGATGAATTTGGAATTCAGAAATTAGGTTTTGAACAAAATGATGTGAATTTTGGATTTTATACAAAATTTTCCAATGCATTTGGAGATACTAAGTTAGTTCCAACCGATTCTGTTGTGGAGATATTAAGAGCAGAAAAGGACGAATCTGAATTAAAAATTATGCAGCAAGCAGCAGACATTGCAGATAATGCATTCTCACATATTATTAACTTTATTAAACCTGGATTATCGGAGAAAGAAATCGCACTTGAGCTTGAAATTTTTATGAGAAAACAAGGTGCCGGGTCGTCTTCCTTTGAAATCATTGTTGCTTCAGGAGAAAGATCAGCTCTTCCTCATGGGATAGCTAGTGACCGAATTGTACAAAATAATGAATTTGTAAAACTAGACTTTGGTGCAATATTTAATGGATATTGTTCTGATATTACGAGAACGTTATTTGTAGGAACCCCAACAGATAAACATAAGGAAATTTATAATATCGTTTTGGAAGCACAGATGAACGCACTAAATAATCTGAAAGCTGGTGTGACAGGTAAACAAGGAGATGCTTTTGCTCGTGATGTCATCGCTAAGTTCGGGTATGCAGATCATTTTGGTCATGGATTAGGTCATGCATTGGGGTTAGAGGTTCATGAATCTCCTAGATTAAGTCCTATGTCTGATGATGTCATTAAACCGAATATGGTACTCACAGTAGAACCTGGAATTTATTTACCAGATTTTGGTGGGGTTCGAATTGAAGATGATGTTGTAATCACGGAGACAGGTATTCATAACTTAACACACGCTACTAAAGAGTTTATCATTATTAACTAA
- the efp gene encoding elongation factor P, with protein sequence MVSVNDFKTGLTIEVEGNIYSVLEFQHVKPGKGAAFVRSKLRNLRNGNIAEKTFRGGENVKRAHVETKAMQYLYASGDEYTFMDLETYDQFNLNADQLEWELNFLLENANVKIVSYQGEIIGINLPNTVDLKVVETEPGIKGNTATGATKNAKLETGLDVQVPLFVNEDDVLVINTTDGKYVSRA encoded by the coding sequence ATGGTATCAGTAAATGATTTTAAAACAGGATTAACAATTGAAGTGGAAGGGAATATTTATTCTGTATTAGAATTCCAGCATGTTAAACCAGGTAAAGGGGCAGCATTTGTTCGTTCCAAACTAAGAAATCTTCGTAACGGTAACATTGCTGAGAAAACATTCCGTGGTGGTGAAAACGTAAAACGTGCACATGTTGAAACAAAAGCAATGCAATATCTGTATGCAAGTGGTGATGAGTATACATTTATGGATTTAGAAACGTATGATCAATTCAACTTAAACGCAGATCAATTAGAGTGGGAATTGAATTTCCTATTAGAAAATGCAAATGTTAAAATCGTTAGTTATCAAGGGGAAATTATAGGAATTAATTTACCAAATACAGTAGATCTAAAAGTTGTTGAAACTGAACCGGGAATTAAAGGGAATACAGCAACCGGTGCTACGAAAAATGCGAAATTAGAAACAGGATTAGATGTACAGGTTCCATTATTTGTAAATGAAGATGATGTTTTAGTGATAAATACAACAGATGGTAAATACGTATCTCGTGCGTAA
- a CDS encoding aspartate kinase, giving the protein MSLIVMKFGGSSVGSAERIKKVAERIIEKKQKGHQCVVVVSAMGDTTDELVDLCYQLTDHPPAREMDMLLSTGEQISMSLLSMSIQHMGYSAISLTGWQSGMTTDCNHGNAKIVNIKPNRIHKAVEEEKIVIVAGFQGLSEESEISTLGRGGSDTTAVALAAAINADHCEIYTDVDGVYSTDPRIVRVAQKLDEISYEEMLELAQLGAAVLHPRAVEYAKNYNVPLVVRSSFSHNEGTLVKEGNAVEKSMVVRGIAYDKNVARISVLEVEDIPGILATVFGALADADIDVDIIVQSGVRNGAADFSFSIANTDVEKAMIVMEELRSTVTFKEVTSETDLVKVSIVGAGMVSNPGVAAKMFRVISQQEVSIKLVSTSEIKTSCVIDRDKLTEVILALHTAYGLDANQKAFVGGPKERR; this is encoded by the coding sequence TTGTCTTTAATAGTTATGAAGTTTGGAGGAAGTTCTGTAGGTAGTGCAGAACGTATTAAAAAGGTTGCCGAGCGGATTATAGAGAAAAAACAAAAAGGTCATCAGTGTGTTGTTGTCGTATCTGCAATGGGTGACACTACAGATGAACTAGTAGATTTATGCTATCAATTGACTGATCATCCACCTGCACGTGAAATGGATATGTTGTTATCCACAGGTGAACAAATCTCTATGTCATTGTTGTCTATGTCCATTCAACATATGGGTTATTCAGCAATTTCATTAACAGGTTGGCAAAGTGGAATGACAACAGATTGTAATCATGGAAATGCCAAAATAGTGAATATAAAACCGAACAGGATCCATAAAGCGGTAGAGGAAGAAAAGATTGTTATCGTTGCTGGATTCCAAGGATTATCTGAAGAGAGTGAAATTTCAACACTTGGAAGAGGCGGTTCAGATACAACGGCAGTCGCTTTAGCAGCTGCAATAAATGCAGACCATTGTGAGATTTATACAGACGTAGATGGAGTTTATTCTACTGATCCTCGTATTGTAAGAGTTGCTCAAAAGCTTGATGAAATTTCTTATGAAGAAATGTTAGAATTAGCGCAACTCGGAGCAGCAGTTCTACATCCAAGAGCTGTTGAATACGCTAAAAATTATAATGTGCCTTTAGTTGTACGCTCAAGTTTTAGTCATAATGAAGGAACATTGGTTAAGGAGGGTAACGCTGTGGAAAAAAGTATGGTCGTTCGTGGTATTGCATATGACAAGAATGTTGCTAGAATCAGTGTGTTGGAAGTTGAAGATATTCCTGGTATATTAGCGACTGTATTTGGCGCTCTAGCAGATGCGGATATTGATGTAGATATTATTGTACAGAGTGGAGTTCGAAATGGTGCGGCTGATTTTTCATTCAGTATTGCAAATACAGACGTGGAAAAAGCAATGATCGTAATGGAAGAATTGAGATCTACAGTTACGTTTAAAGAAGTAACTTCTGAAACTGACCTAGTGAAAGTATCCATTGTTGGAGCTGGGATGGTGAGTAATCCAGGGGTTGCTGCTAAAATGTTCAGAGTGATCTCTCAACAAGAAGTAAGCATTAAACTTGTTAGTACTTCTGAGATAAAAACCTCTTGTGTAATTGATCGCGATAAATTAACAGAAGTGATTTTAGCACTACATACTGCATATGGCTTAGATGCAAATCAAAAAGCATTTGTGGGTGGACCTAAAGAACGAAGATAG
- a CDS encoding DUF441 domain-containing protein: MNGDVLLVILILIGLIGRSHIITIAACLLLIIKLISLERYLPTIERRGLEFGLLFLTMAVLVPFANNKITYKDILAVFTSWPGIIALIGGAIATHMNGKGLELLKLDPQMIVGLVIGSIFGIIFLKGIPVGPLMAAGITALLIKLTNYLFDIFN; encoded by the coding sequence ATGAACGGTGATGTTCTTTTAGTGATTCTCATTTTAATTGGTTTAATTGGTAGGTCCCATATCATCACGATCGCTGCCTGCTTGTTGTTAATTATTAAATTGATTAGTTTAGAAAGATATCTTCCAACCATAGAAAGAAGAGGGTTGGAATTTGGTTTGTTATTTTTAACGATGGCTGTTTTAGTTCCTTTTGCAAACAATAAAATTACATATAAAGATATTTTAGCCGTATTTACCTCATGGCCTGGAATCATTGCTCTAATTGGCGGAGCCATCGCCACTCATATGAATGGTAAGGGTTTGGAACTATTGAAACTAGACCCACAAATGATTGTGGGTCTAGTTATCGGTTCTATTTTTGGAATCATATTTTTAAAAGGAATACCGGTAGGACCATTGATGGCTGCTGGTATTACCGCTTTATTGATTAAATTGACTAACTATTTATTTGACATCTTCAACTAA
- the comB gene encoding 2-phosphosulfolactate phosphatase, which translates to MHIEVVPNVNEARSDNFINKTVIVIDVLRATSSIVTALECGSDGIIPVETVNEAKSFETKNDLLSGERYCKKISGFDLGNSPLEFLNHEIQGKRIIMTTSNGTRAIQKSHKAAHVIAGTILNASNCAKKAFHLKRDIVMLCAGTQDQFSLEDGLCAGLIINELSQLQEEEIYLNDFSKAMYLGFLQAKNELQQTILQCSNGKKLCKMGFTEDVIFCTKQNEYSVVPILRDNIMVAM; encoded by the coding sequence ATGCACATTGAGGTTGTTCCAAATGTAAACGAAGCAAGATCAGATAACTTTATAAATAAAACAGTGATTGTGATTGATGTTCTAAGAGCTACTAGCTCTATTGTTACAGCACTTGAATGTGGAAGTGATGGAATCATTCCAGTAGAAACGGTAAACGAAGCTAAAAGTTTTGAGACTAAAAATGATTTACTTAGTGGTGAGCGGTATTGCAAAAAGATCTCTGGATTTGATTTGGGTAATTCCCCCCTGGAGTTTTTAAATCATGAAATACAAGGAAAACGAATTATAATGACCACATCAAACGGTACTCGTGCGATTCAAAAATCACATAAAGCAGCTCATGTCATTGCAGGAACGATATTAAATGCATCTAATTGTGCAAAGAAAGCCTTTCATTTAAAAAGAGATATCGTTATGTTATGTGCAGGAACTCAAGATCAATTTTCATTAGAGGATGGTCTGTGTGCAGGTCTGATCATTAATGAACTCAGCCAACTACAAGAAGAAGAAATATATCTAAATGACTTCAGTAAGGCGATGTATTTAGGCTTTTTACAAGCTAAAAATGAATTACAGCAAACCATTTTACAGTGTAGTAATGGGAAAAAATTATGTAAGATGGGATTCACAGAAGATGTAATTTTTTGCACAAAACAAAATGAATATTCAGTTGTTCCAATTTTACGTGACAACATTATGGTGGCTATGTGA
- a CDS encoding phosphosulfolactate synthase — protein sequence MRIVSEIDWEKKLMDPIGERTHKPRNTGITMVIDKGMGLFAFEDFLNTASEYIDIIKLGFGTSPLYPKQVLENKIGLAKKHNITITPGGTFLEVAISQNCVNSYFKMIKSLGFNGIEVSDGTIELSRQFRDDLIKFGLEEGLNVFTEFGKKKKGMKLNFNELIQTVHQDLEKGASLVTIEGRESGVEVGIFDEHGECNKDDVFQIMNSVSYPEKMMWEAPLKSQQILFINNLGPKVNLGNISPGEVFALESIRRGLRSDTFHLAHK from the coding sequence ATGCGTATCGTCTCAGAAATTGATTGGGAAAAGAAACTAATGGATCCCATAGGTGAACGAACACATAAACCAAGAAATACCGGAATCACCATGGTGATTGATAAAGGAATGGGTTTATTTGCTTTTGAAGATTTTTTAAATACCGCTTCTGAATATATAGATATTATTAAACTTGGATTTGGAACCTCTCCTTTGTACCCCAAACAAGTTTTAGAAAACAAAATTGGACTAGCAAAAAAACATAATATTACCATCACTCCTGGGGGAACATTTTTAGAAGTTGCCATTAGTCAAAATTGTGTTAACTCATATTTTAAAATGATAAAATCTTTAGGATTTAATGGAATTGAAGTTTCAGATGGAACCATAGAATTAAGTCGACAATTTAGAGATGATTTGATAAAGTTCGGACTTGAAGAAGGGTTAAATGTATTTACGGAATTTGGCAAAAAAAAGAAAGGAATGAAACTTAACTTTAATGAACTTATTCAAACAGTCCATCAAGATTTAGAAAAAGGAGCGAGTTTAGTCACGATAGAAGGAAGAGAATCCGGTGTAGAAGTAGGGATTTTTGACGAGCATGGAGAATGCAATAAGGATGATGTTTTTCAAATCATGAACAGTGTCTCTTATCCAGAAAAAATGATGTGGGAAGCTCCTTTAAAATCTCAACAGATCCTTTTTATTAACAACTTAGGCCCAAAGGTCAACTTAGGAAATATTTCACCTGGGGAAGTTTTTGCTCTTGAGTCTATCCGTAGAGGTTTACGATCAGACACTTTTCATCTAGCACATAAATAG
- a CDS encoding YqhV family protein, whose amino-acid sequence MGLDDRGSKALNKFVFSMVVLRLLSGSIEIVAAFIMFRLNQVEKALMVNTGLALVGPIILITTTSIGLLGIADRLSVSKLCWIFIGVSCIFIGIVKK is encoded by the coding sequence ATGGGGTTGGATGATAGGGGGAGCAAGGCATTGAATAAGTTTGTATTCAGTATGGTTGTATTACGGTTATTATCTGGAAGCATAGAGATTGTTGCAGCATTCATTATGTTCCGACTAAATCAAGTAGAAAAAGCATTGATGGTAAATACAGGTCTTGCATTGGTGGGACCTATTATTTTGATTACAACAACCTCGATTGGACTTCTTGGCATTGCTGATAGGTTATCGGTAAGTAAGTTATGCTGGATCTTCATTGGCGTAAGTTGCATTTTTATTGGCATTGTTAAAAAGTAA